One Rutidosis leptorrhynchoides isolate AG116_Rl617_1_P2 unplaced genomic scaffold, CSIRO_AGI_Rlap_v1 contig403, whole genome shotgun sequence DNA window includes the following coding sequences:
- the LOC139883459 gene encoding protein AE7-like encodes MINAIEEVTRTLGRTQPLIALCRARIRKRLMQVKGKMVSSSGLINENPTVYEKKERRTRAAPSSSAVFDEDIKDPEHPYSLEELNVITEDAIEVNDRENYVRVTFTPTVEHCSMATVIGLCLRVKLMRSLPPRFKVCFSVAPGSHATEAAVNKQLNDKERVAAALENPNLVDMVDECLAPSYQE; translated from the exons ATGATTAACGCCATCGAAGAAGTTACAAGAACGCTAGGTAGGACACAGCCTTTAATCGCTCTTTGTAGAGCCAGGATAAGAAAAAGGCTAATGCAGG TGAAAGGAAAAATGGTGTCTTCATCCGGATTGATTAATGAAAACCCCACTGTGTATGAAAAGAAAGAGAGGCGTACTCGAGCTGCTCCAAGCTCTTCTGCTGTTTTCGATGA AGATATAAAGGATCCTGAGCACCCTTACTCTTTGGAAGAGCTTAATGTTATAACAGAAGATGCTATTGAAGTGAATGACCGTGAAAACTACGTTAG GGTCACCTTTACTCCAACAGTTGAACATTGTAGTATGGCAACCGTTATCGGCCTTTGCTTGCGGGTGAAACTTATGAGGAGCCTGCCTCCTCGATTCAAGGTATGCTTTTCTG TAGCTCCTGGAAGTCATGCAACTGAAGCAGCAG TTAACAAACAACTGAATGATAAGGAAAGGGTGGCAGCTGCCTTGGAGAATCCAAACCTTGTTGATATGGTTGATGAATGCCTCGCTCCATCTTATCAAGAATAA
- the LOC139883458 gene encoding uncharacterized protein, translating into MENEEVTVIEALRLKSIAETKFKSSNLKSALKYAKKAQQLSPALDGLSPMLTAFTILRAADSPPENSDWYETLQVEPFSHINTIKKQYKKLALVLHPDKNPYLGCEEAFKLVGEAFRVLSDRIRRKEYDMKLRIRMQDEKLSGFCVETFWTACSECRLMLKFERKYLGHNLVCTSCKKSFLAVEVEEGSGNDGVGADESDDDFKDTSLKEFMGKMGLKKKRVKTREDGDEESERQKKADGLRSEDLNGKVDGGGGRSTELAEEIYGSEWGGGRLWNRRSSQKTSTVAEVLARSKENEKAEVEPKAKKAKIGEETMTLAEMQLRIRKGVVPQKEKSRNKGKSVEEKEKETDEDEEEPLIKLREFKIRKRNVPKKSVNIRTDSDEMGKNAKRKNVVFKSEELEIMDVDDSDFYDFDKDRIEKSFKQGQVWAVYNDDDGMPRHYALVDEVSVNPFRLGLSWLDLMNNRDNCENMGFHVSCGKFKAGEKDSTSSLNIFSHVVGCERAAREIYRIYPKKGSVWAIYDESELSSEAGNSNRRFYQIVVLLTTYTEMHGLSMAYLEKVNGYKTVFKRREIGRHAIRWLEKDNFRLFSHQIPARKFTGDEVPNDLKDCWELDPASLPSDLLSIG; encoded by the coding sequence ATGGAGAATGAAGAAGTCACAGTTATAGAAGCTTTGCGACTGAAATCAATAGCTGAGACTAAATTCAAGAGCTCCAATCTCAAATCAGCTCTCAAATATGCTAAGAAAGCTCAACAATTGTCTCCGGCACTCGACGGCCTCTCACCCATGCTCACCGCCTTCACAATCCTCCGCGCCGCTGATTCACCGCCGGAAAACTCTGATTGGTACGAAACCCTTCAGGTAGAACCCTTTTCTCACATCAATACAATTAAGAAACAGTATAAGAAACTTGCCCTTGTTCTGCACCCGGATAAAAATCCATACTTGGGATGTGAAGAAGCGTTTAAACTTGTCGGAGAGGCTTTTCGGGTTTTATCGGATAGGATTAGGAGGAAAGAGTATGATATGAAGCTTAGGATTAGGATGCAAGATGAAAAGCTTAGTGGGTTTTGTGTTGAGACGTTTTGGACGGCTTGTTCCGAGTGTAGGTTGATGCTTAAGTTTGAAAGGAAGTATTTGGGGCATAATTTGGTGTGTACTAGTTGTAAGAAGAGCTTTTTAGCTGTTGAGGTCGAAGAAGGAAGCGGAAATGATGGCGTCGGAGCTGATGAGAGTGATGATGATTTCAAAGATACGAGTTTGAAGGAATTTATGGGGAAAATGGGATTGAAGAAGAAGAGAGTGAAAACTCGTGAAGACGGTGATGAGGAATCGGAGAGGCAAAAGAAGGCGGATGGTCTAAGAAGTGAGGACTTAAATGGGAAAGTGGACGGGGGTGGTGGTCGGAGTACTGAGCTGGCTGAGGAAATATATGGCAGTGAATGGGGTGGTGGGAGATTGTGGAATCGACGATCAAGTCAGAAGACGAGTACCGTTGCAGAGGTCTTGGCTAGGTCAAAGGAAAATGAGAAGGCCGAGGTGGAGCCGAAAGCAAAAAAGGCAAAAATTGGAGAGGAAACGATGACATTAGCAGAAATGCAGTTGAGAATTAGAAAAGGAGTGGTTCCACAGAAGGAGAAATCCAGAAATAAAGGGAAAAGTGTagaagaaaaagagaaagagactGATGAAGATGAAGAGGAACCTTTGATCAAGTTGAGGGAGTTCAAGATTAGGAAGAGGAATGTTCCAAAGAAGAGTGTAAATATAAGAACTGATAGTGATGAGATGGGGAAGAATGCTAAAAGGAAGAATGTGGTTTTCAAGAGCGAGGAGTTAGAGATTATGGATGTGGATGATTCAGATTTTTACGATTTTGATAAGGACAGAATAGAAAAGAGTTTTAAGCAGGGGCAGGTTTGGGCTGTTTACAACGATGATGACGGAATGCCAAGGCATTATGCTTTGGTTGATGAAGTTTCTGTGAATCCCTTCCGTTTGGGGTTGAGCTGGTTGGATCTTATGAACAACAGAGATAATTGTGAGAATATGGGATTCCATGTTTCTTGTGGAAAATTTAAAGCAGGAGAGAAGGATTCTACCAGTTCTTTGAACATCTTCTCTCATGTGGTTGGTTGTGAAAGAGCTGCTAGAGAGATTTATAGGATATATCCAAAGAAAGGTTCAGTCTGGGCAATTTATGACGAGTCCGAGTTGAGCTCTGAAGCCGGAAACTCGAATAGGCGATTTTACCAAATCGTTGTGTTATTGACGACTTATACTGAGATGCATGGATTGAGCATGGCTTATCTTGAAAAGGTCAACGGATACAAGACTGTTTTCAAGAGACGAGAGATTGGACGCCATGCTATAAGATGGCTTGAAAAGGATAATTTCCGATTGTTTTCGCATCAGATTCCGGCAAGGAAGTTCACCGGGGACGAGGTCCCGAATGATTTGAAAGACTGTTGGGAACTCGATCCAGCTTCACTTCCTTCAGATTTGCTCAGCATTGGTTGA